CGGTGAtgtgggaggcacaggtggagaaggccttgaTCCGTCCCTGAGCTGAGCGGATCTTCATGATGTTGGCAAAGATGTTGACATAGACAACAACAACCAGGGAGAGTGGGACCACGATGACATTGAACCCTACAATGAAGTCTACCAAGTCATTGAGGGATGTGTCTGCACAGGCCAGCTTCAGAATGGCAGGAACCTCACAAAAGTAGTGGTCAATTTCATTAGGACCACAATAGGGCAAGCGCATAGCAAAGAAGGTATCACATAGGCCACCCACCACACCATAGGCTGCACAGATGCCCACCATGAGGAGGCACGCCCAGCGGCTCATGATGACTTTATATCGGAGAGGGTGGCAGATGGCCATGTACCTGTCCACGGACATGATGGAGAAAAGCCAGGACTCAGTGATCCCAAAGAGGAGGCAGGTGTACATCTGGGCCACACATCTAGCAAAAGAGATGGCCCTCTTCTTGCTGAGAATATGCACGAGCATCTGAGGCACAGTAGTGGTGGTGTAGCACACGTCCAGCACGGAGAGGACACTGATGAAAAAGTACATGGGCGTGTGGAGGTGAGAGTCCTGGTGGATGAGGGTGATGAGGAGGCTGTTGCTCACAAGGATCATCAGGtaaaagactagaaagaaggtGAAGAGCAGAGGATTGGCCCTGCAGTTGGGGACAAAGCCCAAGAGAATGAATTCTGTCACTGTGGACTGGTTGAGCTCCTTCATTGTGATCTACCTGTTTAAAGAGTTTTGGGGGTAGGTAATTTACTGAGGGTCTGTGCCAAGGGCATGTAAGGAATTTTCACACCCATTGTTTCCTTTATATTTCCTAACAGAAAGTTTGAATTGGTGGATGGAGGCACCAGGCATGTGTCCCCAAAGTAGTTTGAGTGGTATTGGGGTTTGGTTCAGGATTTACTGGAGGGTCATGGTGGTGGAAATGGGGAAGGCCGAGTCAGGGAAGTGCTGTGTCCTGTGTGCCATCCTGGCCTGTAGGTGCCTGTTCCTCCTCCTAACACAGCCTCGCTTTTCTCTCTATTATTCACcccattttctgttttgtcttgggACAACAGAGGTTGCTAAGTATTCTTTTAAGATTAGGATTAGGTTTAGGGTTGTTACATTAATTATTTGGGTTCAGGTTTTTATCACTGTTAGGATTAGGATGAAGGTTAGATTGGGGATTAAAACAATCCTATGTATGATAAAAGTTAGACTTAAGATTTAAGCTTTAGCTTTTTCTGGTGGATGAGACTTCACTCATATTCATCAATtatgtcattcattcaacatatttttGCCAAATGTTTACTATATATTATAAATCAGAGGGGCAAGGAAGTGTTATAAATAATCTGGGTCGAAAAGTGACTTTACACTGTCTGCTAAGGTAAATTCTAAATATGTTAGAGTTAagtgcaaaaaataaaactataatgcAGCCTAGGGGAAAATATATaggtgaatatttattttacagtggGACAGAGAAAGGCTTTTGAAGCATAACCTGAATGTTTCAAGTCCTTCAGCCTCATGGGGATGTCCCTTTTCCCTTTAATATCCAAATAAAGCATCATAGCTCCTCATCAGGCTCCTGCAAGAAGTCCAATAGCTTCCCCAATAGTTTTGAGGGTCCTTGGGCATCCTAATCACTTTCCTTGACCTCGCTCACTGCCTTGCCTTGTGAGTGGACTGACCTCTTCAATGCTTCATCcctattctctttctcctttatgcCCCAAAACTCCCCCAAACAAGGTTGATATTTCTAAGACTTGTCCTGAAGGTATGATAACTCACAAGGCAGCACAGAACAGAACACCATGAAAACCAAGTATTTTAGGGACTCTCAAGTCCCTAAGCTATCTCTGAAGCAATGTTTTCTCTCTGGTTCCCAGCCAGCTGTCATATTACTGGTGTCTACTCTCCTTCCTGGACCCCCCTCCCATCTCCCCTTGTCTCCCTGTTCTAGGACTCCTCATTCTTCTCACCTGGGCAGCCAGCCACCAACCCCAATTCCTCTCTCAGTCATTTCAAGCTTCatcctgcatcagaatcacctggagggcttgtcagGTGTTGCTGCGCCTCACACCCAGAGTTCTAGTTCAGTAGGTCTGGCATGGaatctgagaatttgcatttctaacaagttcccaggtaatgcaGATACTGCCTGCCTTTGGGACCacacattgagaaccactgatctgctcAACTGTGCAGAGAAAGTtggctttctctccatttccctaTGTCCATATTATGCCAAAGTTGCTCACATTCCTTCTgctgaaatgtcattatttttttcctttcacgtgagcataaaaacaaagaaataataaaggaaaagatgaatatttttggtgatataaaaaagaaaattttctctaaGTTAAAAAACTAATGATGATTATAATATATG
This genomic interval from Equus quagga isolate Etosha38 chromosome 5, UCLA_HA_Equagga_1.0, whole genome shotgun sequence contains the following:
- the LOC124238969 gene encoding olfactory receptor 2D2-like — encoded protein: MKELNQSTVTEFILLGFVPNCRANPLLFTFFLVFYLMILVSNSLLITLIHQDSHLHTPMYFFISVLSVLDVCYTTTTVPQMLVHILSKKRAISFARCVAQMYTCLLFGITESWLFSIMSVDRYMAICHPLRYKVIMSRWACLLMVGICAAYGVVGGLCDTFFAMRLPYCGPNEIDHYFCEVPAILKLACADTSLNDLVDFIVGFNVIVVPLSLVVVVYVNIFANIMKIRSAQGRIKAFSTCASHITVVTIFAIPCSIMYMSPGSDPLSNSGKKMALFYNVATAFLNPVIYSLRNKDVKKAFLKLMGQGRVRF